A genomic region of Leptospira mtsangambouensis contains the following coding sequences:
- a CDS encoding ArnT family glycosyltransferase, translating into MKETLNTSERIFYRILLLLAALPVLFTLPLDVIDIDSSQYASISRELVLSGDFFTLFDNGRRYLDKPILTFWTIASSFSLFGISNIAFRIPAILLSLLSVYSIYRITILTGGKERQGYLASFAYLLAPGFYAMVVDPKIDVYLTAYLVFTYHFYYLGRKKNPNYFYLMYLMMSMGFITKGPISVVIPALSIGGDILFRRDWKLLLSMRVPTGILVLASLPAFWCVLLYKSFNSYGPSFFLWIQSFGRFYKEMYDVKFDPFYFYKSFSWAFFSGVVPMIIYIAFRTYNYIKSLGWKEILRKIRSNEYKDIDFVIPFWVFLFLFLISFSRFPLPQYTYWVLPGAALYFGKIAEESLFRSSVERLRPSFLIAGLVYLVGYFLIPVFVADVGIVYYVFGAIGILLILLLAQLIPLEVLVTLVGATLFFSSISLQFYPLLTSYQPAKEFGAKIKELEPNEPVVYTFWLSNSKRSYGFYAERNFRNVYDKDKLDRLWSEKPERLLILPSEKLSQLEEFAGKEYRIEPVLERESFKVATPTVAFLKKETRGLVTKKISLVWLKKIQGKSSKNSKV; encoded by the coding sequence ATGAAAGAAACACTTAACACATCCGAAAGAATTTTTTATCGAATTTTACTGCTCCTGGCAGCCCTTCCTGTTTTGTTCACTCTGCCTTTGGATGTGATTGACATTGATAGTTCGCAGTATGCAAGTATTAGTCGTGAACTCGTGTTATCTGGAGATTTTTTTACTTTATTTGACAATGGTAGAAGATACTTAGATAAACCGATCTTAACCTTTTGGACGATTGCTAGCTCTTTTTCTCTTTTCGGAATCAGTAATATTGCCTTCCGAATTCCAGCTATTTTACTCAGTTTACTTTCTGTTTATTCCATTTATCGCATCACTATTTTAACCGGTGGAAAAGAAAGACAAGGTTACTTGGCTTCTTTCGCTTATCTTTTGGCACCAGGATTTTATGCGATGGTTGTGGATCCAAAAATTGATGTGTATCTCACCGCCTACTTGGTGTTTACATATCATTTTTATTATTTAGGAAGAAAAAAGAATCCAAACTATTTTTACTTAATGTATCTCATGATGTCTATGGGATTTATCACCAAAGGTCCCATTTCTGTGGTCATTCCTGCTTTGTCTATTGGTGGGGATATTTTATTCCGAAGAGATTGGAAGTTACTTCTTTCGATGCGAGTGCCAACGGGAATTCTCGTTCTTGCATCTCTCCCTGCTTTTTGGTGTGTTCTATTATACAAAAGTTTTAATTCCTATGGACCATCTTTCTTTTTGTGGATCCAATCCTTTGGTCGTTTCTACAAAGAAATGTATGATGTGAAGTTCGATCCATTTTACTTTTATAAATCTTTTTCATGGGCCTTCTTTAGTGGAGTGGTGCCTATGATCATCTATATCGCATTTCGCACTTACAATTATATCAAATCCCTTGGATGGAAAGAAATCCTTCGGAAAATCCGTTCGAATGAATACAAAGACATCGACTTTGTGATTCCGTTTTGGGTATTCCTCTTTTTATTTTTGATTTCTTTTTCTAGGTTTCCGCTCCCTCAATACACGTATTGGGTGCTTCCAGGGGCTGCTCTTTATTTTGGAAAGATAGCCGAAGAAAGTTTATTCCGTTCGAGTGTAGAAAGACTTCGTCCATCTTTTCTCATTGCAGGTCTTGTTTATCTCGTGGGGTATTTTCTCATTCCGGTTTTTGTGGCAGATGTAGGCATTGTGTACTATGTATTCGGTGCCATTGGAATTTTACTGATTTTGTTACTCGCCCAACTCATTCCTTTGGAAGTGCTTGTCACACTCGTTGGTGCCACTTTGTTTTTTAGCTCCATTAGTTTGCAATTCTATCCTCTTCTCACAAGTTACCAACCAGCAAAAGAGTTTGGTGCCAAAATCAAAGAACTGGAACCAAACGAACCGGTTGTGTATACATTTTGGTTGTCCAATTCCAAAAGGTCTTACGGGTTTTATGCAGAGAGAAACTTCCGCAATGTCTATGATAAAGACAAATTGGACCGACTTTGGTCGGAAAAACCAGAAAGGCTTCTCATCCTGCCTTCGGAAAAACTAAGCCAATTAGAAGAATTTGCCGGAAAAGAATATCGGATCGAGCCGGTTCTGGAACGGGAATCCTTCAAAGTGGCCACTCCCACGGTCGCTTTTTTGAAAAAAGAGACAAGGGGCCTTGTCACAAAGAAAATTTCTTTGGTTTGGCTAAAAAAAATTCAGGGGAAATCTTCTAAAAATTCGAAAGTATAA
- a CDS encoding methyl-accepting chemotaxis protein, with product MKSLKYILGLYTFLSILVLSTVVSALILYLNWGLLLKVYRGEMENAGKSAGAELSNYYKSQLRIAGLLSKQREIKESFQSGKSKFATDLLVGFMQEANGEYENIFLSEPIQNAKIFAAGIPRSIGYQLEESKTGDHVVVALKKQYLIGSVQESPITGLPVSLVSFPIEDNGKLIGILWIALNLELVSKRMGEGIHVGANGYITAITTKGVVFAGPDKSKILKLDLSKIPEGRPILEAKDGAYFEYTENGKDYAFLIKRLEEWNTIIGVVLPKSDMNSGFIQVAIFAVVVVVLITALVVLGVFRFLKKRLLPLENSVVILDQMAKGDLTESFTLTNHDEIGRMNLALDGFVKSIRNSLGEIQTVAEEIASSAEGLRDSSSSFSDMAQGTAASAEEISATTEEVAASMETTASSTAKQHNNIIEFNEKILELSQGAIQIEKDTKAALANTENITKQAKLGGESLNQMKEVINVILESSSEMKEVIGIIDEISDQTSLLALNAAIEAARAGEAGRGFAIVAEEISKLSDKTAHSIQAIEDMIGKNSKELEEGAKGIRSSVDLLNLIIRDIAEVESVMKRLSEATKSQLNYNQEVDARSSEVGRESEAIRGAIEEQKRAIEQISQSVIGINNETMHIATGSDQVASSSQKLSHAADTLRAVTKRFTIAKN from the coding sequence ATGAAGAGTTTAAAATACATTCTTGGTCTCTATACATTTCTTTCCATTTTAGTTTTATCCACTGTTGTATCGGCTCTCATTTTGTATTTGAATTGGGGACTTCTTCTGAAAGTTTACCGAGGAGAAATGGAAAACGCTGGCAAAAGTGCTGGGGCTGAACTTTCCAATTATTATAAATCGCAACTTCGCATTGCTGGCCTTCTATCCAAACAAAGAGAAATCAAAGAATCCTTCCAATCGGGAAAATCAAAATTTGCAACAGACCTTCTTGTTGGCTTTATGCAAGAGGCAAATGGAGAATACGAAAATATCTTTTTATCGGAGCCCATCCAGAACGCTAAAATCTTTGCAGCGGGGATTCCTCGGTCCATTGGATACCAATTGGAAGAATCCAAAACCGGGGACCACGTTGTTGTGGCTCTCAAAAAACAATATTTGATTGGTTCTGTCCAAGAATCACCTATCACTGGTTTGCCGGTAAGTCTTGTTTCTTTTCCCATCGAAGACAATGGAAAACTGATAGGCATTCTTTGGATCGCATTAAACTTAGAACTCGTTTCGAAACGAATGGGTGAGGGGATCCATGTCGGTGCTAACGGATATATCACTGCCATCACCACCAAAGGGGTTGTGTTTGCTGGTCCTGATAAATCTAAAATTCTAAAACTAGACCTAAGTAAAATTCCAGAAGGTCGCCCCATTTTAGAAGCCAAAGACGGAGCATATTTCGAGTATACGGAAAATGGAAAGGACTATGCCTTTCTCATCAAACGATTAGAGGAATGGAATACCATCATCGGAGTGGTTCTTCCCAAATCCGATATGAATTCAGGATTCATCCAAGTGGCCATTTTTGCCGTAGTCGTTGTGGTATTGATTACAGCTCTTGTGGTTTTGGGAGTGTTTCGGTTTCTCAAAAAACGTCTTTTGCCTTTGGAAAACTCTGTTGTCATTTTGGACCAAATGGCAAAGGGAGATTTAACCGAGTCATTTACTCTCACCAACCACGATGAGATTGGCAGAATGAATTTAGCTTTAGATGGTTTTGTCAAAAGCATTCGAAATTCTCTAGGAGAAATCCAAACAGTTGCAGAAGAGATTGCTTCTTCTGCTGAAGGTTTACGTGATTCCTCTTCTAGTTTTTCAGATATGGCCCAAGGGACAGCAGCATCTGCTGAAGAAATTTCAGCCACCACAGAAGAAGTCGCGGCCAGTATGGAAACAACCGCATCCTCCACGGCCAAACAACATAACAATATCATCGAATTCAATGAAAAGATTTTAGAATTATCCCAAGGTGCCATCCAAATTGAAAAGGATACCAAAGCAGCCCTAGCCAATACTGAAAACATAACCAAACAAGCCAAACTAGGTGGGGAATCACTCAACCAGATGAAGGAAGTGATTAATGTCATTTTGGAATCTTCCTCTGAAATGAAAGAAGTGATTGGAATCATTGATGAAATTTCGGACCAGACAAGTTTACTCGCACTGAATGCTGCGATTGAAGCGGCAAGAGCCGGAGAGGCGGGCCGTGGCTTTGCCATTGTGGCCGAGGAGATTTCCAAACTTTCCGACAAAACGGCTCATTCCATCCAGGCCATCGAGGACATGATTGGAAAAAATAGCAAAGAATTGGAAGAGGGAGCCAAAGGGATTCGTTCTTCGGTGGATCTACTCAACCTCATCATCAGAGACATTGCCGAAGTGGAAAGTGTGATGAAACGGCTATCAGAAGCCACCAAATCCCAATTGAACTATAACCAGGAAGTGGATGCAAGGTCTAGCGAAGTGGGAAGGGAGTCCGAAGCCATTCGCGGGGCCATAGAAGAACAGAAACGAGCCATCGAACAAATCTCTCAGTCTGTGATTGGGATCAATAATGAAACCATGCACATCGCAACAGGATCGGACCAAGTGGCATCTTCCTCACAAAAACTCTCCCATGCGGCAGATACCCTTCGAGCCGTTACAAAACGGTTTACCATCGCAAAAAACTAA
- a CDS encoding cytochrome c3 family protein: MNIKILKISVPIVAIAALAYLIFSPSRYVGYSPDQPIPFNHKIHAGDNKIDCKYCHTGVENSAHATVPPSSTCMNCHGAGNVAGNQEHVKWLKEQYDSNTPVSWVKVHDQPDFVYFNHSRHVQRGVDCSTCHGNMAEMVKVRQSKSLNMGFCVDCHRENNAPNDCSTCHR; this comes from the coding sequence ATGAATATAAAAATACTCAAGATCTCTGTGCCTATCGTTGCAATTGCAGCACTAGCATATTTGATTTTTTCACCTAGCCGTTATGTGGGCTATTCACCCGACCAGCCCATCCCCTTCAACCATAAGATACATGCCGGCGATAACAAAATCGACTGTAAGTATTGCCATACTGGTGTTGAAAATTCGGCCCATGCCACAGTTCCCCCAAGTTCCACTTGTATGAACTGCCATGGAGCAGGTAACGTAGCGGGCAACCAAGAACATGTTAAATGGCTTAAAGAACAATACGATAGCAATACTCCGGTATCCTGGGTAAAGGTTCATGACCAACCAGACTTCGTATACTTTAACCATTCACGACACGTACAACGCGGTGTTGATTGTTCCACATGCCACGGTAACATGGCAGAGATGGTAAAGGTTAGACAGTCCAAGTCCCTCAACATGGGATTTTGTGTCGATTGCCATAGAGAGAACAATGCTCCTAACGATTGTTCTACGTGCCACAGATAA
- a CDS encoding TAT-variant-translocated molybdopterin oxidoreductase, translating into MKDDSFQKEKKSLWQSYELRGTSRERELQKQEFYKSPDPLIAKIKKGDFDRKTFLKFMGASVVMTTVGCIQKPAEKIVPYVNLTIKNPDNNEVEQYDFVKHGHSYHYASVCGGCSVGCGIVVRAKDGRPLKLEGNPSHPISEGALCASGQASIFDLYDADRAKEPQQVVNGTAKSSDWFVLDKDVKEKLNANKGKTIVVTKPLSSPATSEFISEFLKSVGGGKHIEVAFASSDDAITLAQEKSYGKAVLPNYHFDKAKVILSIDSDFLNHTNYHNDFSKRRDLQDKGVKSFNAFIAAETHPSMTGSNADQRVPLKPGDQRKFALVIAKALSDLGVGGATGVSGINVESSAAELGISKEVVLRTAKALASAKGESLVVAGGSNALTEDAVDLQIAVNMLNSMLGNDGKTIDAGNPLKEGRTNYSENLKTLAKDLKERKAGVVILFGVNPVYQAPNGDEWKKLLHEAAQVVQVSDRADETALASNWLAPVSHFLESWGDNESVAGIVAIQQPTIRPIFQSKAFEDMLITWAGGSLLGASSLYDYLKSKYSKKTNWEDLLRKGVLVSGNPKADKSGRSFRGTIAPLAPSKSGLTVSLYESTALGSGERANNSQLQELPDPVSKVTWDNYVAISPQYSRSSGIKLNDVVTVTVGGKSFELPALVQPGLHPEAVGIALGYGRTNVGEIGNGVGKNANLLATEVNGSLVYSGLSITLSPTGKKYKLATTQDHHMMSPGVMMGVEWKERPLIISAKLQDYAKNPGAGIPEPEIPKILIDGKLQRAQGANAPSDQPGSQFAYPGYKWGMAVDLTSCSGCGACVVACNIENNVPMVGRDEVRMGREMHWLRIDRYYIGDPEKPESLEIAHQPLMCQHCDNAPCETVCPVAATVHSSEGTNDMVYNRCVGTRYCSNNCPYKVRRFNWLEHWNEHNLLGEATPTFKARPPRNLGLNPDVTVRSRGVMEKCNFCASRVAEKKIAAKNEGRTLRDGEVKAACEQTCSSNSIVFGNVNDPESKVAKLLKDPRSYKLLEYLNIGPAVTYMTRVRNDV; encoded by the coding sequence ATGAAAGACGATAGTTTCCAAAAAGAAAAAAAATCGCTTTGGCAATCTTATGAACTTCGCGGAACTTCTCGCGAACGTGAATTGCAAAAGCAAGAGTTCTATAAATCTCCAGATCCCCTGATTGCAAAAATCAAAAAGGGTGATTTTGATAGAAAAACTTTTTTAAAGTTTATGGGTGCCTCGGTTGTGATGACAACTGTTGGTTGTATCCAAAAACCTGCTGAAAAAATTGTTCCTTATGTGAACCTCACCATCAAGAACCCAGACAACAACGAAGTAGAACAATATGACTTCGTAAAACATGGACACTCTTACCACTACGCTTCCGTATGCGGTGGATGTTCTGTAGGTTGTGGTATTGTTGTGAGAGCAAAAGACGGACGACCTTTGAAACTCGAAGGAAATCCAAGCCATCCGATTTCGGAAGGTGCTCTTTGCGCTTCTGGACAAGCTTCCATTTTTGATCTTTATGATGCAGACCGTGCCAAAGAACCACAACAAGTGGTGAATGGAACTGCGAAGTCTAGCGACTGGTTTGTTTTGGACAAAGATGTAAAAGAGAAACTAAACGCCAACAAAGGAAAAACCATTGTTGTCACAAAACCTCTTTCTTCTCCTGCTACTTCTGAATTCATTTCTGAATTCTTAAAATCAGTGGGTGGTGGAAAACACATCGAAGTAGCATTTGCTTCTTCTGATGATGCGATTACCCTTGCTCAAGAAAAATCTTACGGAAAGGCAGTTCTTCCAAACTACCATTTCGACAAAGCAAAAGTGATCCTTTCCATCGACAGTGATTTTTTAAATCACACAAACTACCACAATGACTTCTCTAAAAGAAGGGACTTACAAGATAAAGGTGTAAAATCCTTTAATGCTTTCATTGCGGCAGAAACACATCCGTCTATGACGGGTTCCAACGCTGACCAAAGAGTGCCACTAAAACCAGGTGACCAAAGAAAGTTTGCTCTTGTGATTGCAAAAGCTCTTTCTGATTTGGGAGTGGGTGGAGCCACAGGAGTTTCCGGAATCAATGTAGAATCTTCTGCAGCGGAACTTGGAATTTCCAAAGAAGTGGTTTTACGCACAGCAAAGGCCCTTGCATCTGCAAAGGGTGAATCCCTTGTTGTTGCTGGTGGTTCGAATGCTCTTACTGAAGACGCTGTTGATTTACAAATCGCAGTAAACATGTTAAACAGCATGCTCGGTAACGATGGAAAAACCATCGATGCAGGAAATCCTTTGAAAGAAGGACGAACTAACTATTCAGAAAACTTAAAAACTCTAGCAAAAGACTTAAAAGAAAGAAAGGCCGGTGTGGTGATTCTTTTCGGTGTGAACCCTGTCTACCAAGCGCCAAACGGAGATGAGTGGAAAAAACTCCTTCATGAAGCAGCACAAGTAGTACAAGTTTCTGACCGAGCGGATGAAACAGCACTTGCTTCCAACTGGCTTGCTCCAGTGTCTCACTTCCTTGAGTCTTGGGGTGATAATGAATCGGTAGCGGGAATTGTTGCGATCCAACAACCAACCATCCGACCGATCTTCCAATCCAAAGCGTTTGAAGACATGCTCATCACTTGGGCTGGTGGATCGCTTCTTGGTGCAAGTTCGTTATACGACTACCTCAAATCAAAATACTCTAAAAAAACAAACTGGGAAGACTTACTCAGAAAAGGTGTGTTAGTTTCTGGAAATCCAAAAGCTGACAAGTCTGGACGTTCGTTCCGCGGAACCATTGCTCCTCTCGCACCTTCCAAGTCAGGTTTAACAGTTTCTCTTTACGAAAGCACCGCTCTCGGCTCTGGCGAAAGAGCAAACAACTCGCAACTCCAAGAACTTCCAGATCCAGTATCTAAAGTGACTTGGGACAATTATGTTGCGATTAGCCCACAATACTCTCGTTCGTCGGGAATTAAGTTAAATGATGTTGTCACAGTCACTGTTGGCGGTAAATCATTTGAACTTCCAGCTCTCGTCCAACCAGGCCTCCATCCAGAAGCAGTGGGAATTGCTCTTGGTTACGGAAGAACAAACGTGGGTGAGATTGGTAACGGAGTAGGGAAAAACGCAAACCTTCTTGCAACAGAAGTAAACGGATCACTTGTTTATTCTGGACTTTCCATCACTCTTTCTCCAACAGGAAAAAAATACAAACTCGCTACCACACAAGATCACCATATGATGAGTCCTGGTGTGATGATGGGTGTTGAGTGGAAAGAAAGACCTCTTATCATTTCTGCAAAACTCCAAGATTATGCAAAAAATCCTGGAGCAGGAATTCCTGAACCAGAGATTCCAAAAATCCTAATCGATGGAAAATTACAAAGAGCACAAGGAGCGAACGCTCCTTCTGACCAACCAGGAAGCCAATTTGCATACCCAGGATACAAATGGGGAATGGCAGTGGATCTTACTTCTTGTTCCGGTTGTGGTGCATGTGTCGTTGCATGTAATATTGAAAACAACGTGCCAATGGTAGGACGTGACGAAGTGAGAATGGGTCGTGAGATGCATTGGCTTCGTATTGACCGTTACTACATCGGTGATCCTGAAAAACCAGAATCACTCGAAATTGCGCACCAACCACTGATGTGCCAACATTGTGACAATGCTCCTTGTGAGACAGTTTGTCCAGTAGCTGCGACTGTTCACAGTTCGGAAGGAACCAACGATATGGTTTACAACCGTTGTGTGGGAACTCGTTACTGCTCAAACAACTGCCCTTACAAAGTGCGTCGTTTTAACTGGTTAGAACATTGGAATGAACACAACCTTCTCGGGGAAGCAACACCTACATTTAAGGCTCGCCCTCCAAGAAACCTTGGTCTGAACCCAGATGTTACCGTTCGTTCTCGTGGGGTTATGGAAAAATGTAACTTCTGTGCTTCCCGAGTTGCTGAGAAAAAAATCGCAGCGAAAAACGAAGGAAGAACATTACGAGATGGAGAAGTAAAAGCGGCATGTGAACAAACATGTTCTTCTAATTCCATTGTGTTCGGTAACGTAAATGATCCTGAATCAAAAGTAGCGAAGCTCTTGAAAGACCCTAGGTCTTACAAACTTCTGGAATACCTAAACATCGGACCTGCTGTCACCTATATGACTCGCGTTCGAAACGACGTTTAA
- the nrfD gene encoding NrfD/PsrC family molybdoenzyme membrane anchor subunit, whose translation MSLAQAVRDKLDIPDLVTGGKSLKDVTVDIAKPNEDFPTKLWWNTFLLVLTITLIDVAIIGYLFYEGLYLLGINNPVGWGFFVVNFVFWIGIGHAGTLISAVLFLFRQGWRTGINRAAEAMTIFAVLVAASNLILHVGRPWLGFWLFPYPNERGPLWVNFRSPLIWDTFAVSTYLSISMVFWYLGLIPDLATLRDRATETWRKNLYNVLAFGWVGSARSWSHLEIVSMILAALSTPLVLSVHTIVSFDFAVSILPGWHTTIFPPYFVAGAIFSGFAMVVTLMVIAREVFNLKNYITMKHLDNMNKIMMVTGLIVGLAYGTEFFIAWYSGNEYEVFAFWNRAFGPYGWAYFIMISCNVLSPQVFWFRKLRYNIPVMFVASLVVNVGMWFERFVIMMTLNRDFLPSSWAMYTPTLFDYAMLIGTFGIFFTLFLLWCRIMPVIAIAEVKTVMPQKEGAHH comes from the coding sequence ATGTCATTAGCACAAGCAGTTCGAGATAAATTAGATATCCCCGACCTGGTAACAGGCGGGAAGTCGCTTAAAGATGTAACCGTTGATATCGCAAAACCAAACGAAGATTTCCCTACCAAACTTTGGTGGAATACCTTTCTTTTGGTACTTACGATCACCCTGATCGACGTAGCCATCATCGGTTATTTGTTTTATGAAGGTCTTTACCTACTCGGGATCAATAACCCGGTAGGTTGGGGATTTTTCGTAGTCAACTTCGTATTTTGGATCGGTATCGGTCACGCAGGAACTTTGATTTCTGCGGTTCTATTTCTCTTCCGTCAAGGTTGGAGAACAGGGATTAACCGAGCTGCAGAAGCGATGACCATCTTTGCCGTACTTGTTGCGGCATCGAACCTCATCCTTCACGTAGGTCGTCCTTGGCTCGGATTTTGGTTGTTTCCTTATCCAAACGAAAGAGGTCCACTTTGGGTGAACTTCCGTTCCCCACTGATTTGGGATACGTTTGCGGTATCAACTTACCTTTCCATCTCCATGGTGTTCTGGTATTTAGGACTCATTCCTGACCTTGCAACACTTCGTGACCGTGCGACAGAAACTTGGAGAAAGAACTTATATAACGTTCTTGCTTTCGGTTGGGTTGGATCGGCTAGATCTTGGTCTCATCTGGAAATCGTTTCCATGATTTTGGCAGCTCTTTCTACTCCACTCGTTCTTTCGGTTCACACCATTGTATCCTTCGACTTCGCTGTTTCCATTCTTCCAGGTTGGCACACGACCATCTTCCCTCCATACTTTGTTGCCGGTGCGATTTTCTCCGGATTTGCGATGGTGGTAACACTGATGGTCATTGCTCGTGAAGTATTCAATCTAAAAAACTACATTACGATGAAACACTTGGACAACATGAATAAAATCATGATGGTAACAGGTCTTATCGTAGGTCTTGCTTACGGAACAGAATTCTTTATCGCTTGGTATTCTGGAAATGAATACGAAGTGTTCGCATTCTGGAACAGAGCCTTCGGTCCATACGGTTGGGCATACTTTATCATGATCTCTTGTAACGTATTGTCACCTCAAGTGTTCTGGTTCCGCAAACTCCGTTACAATATCCCTGTGATGTTTGTTGCCTCCCTTGTGGTAAACGTAGGTATGTGGTTCGAACGATTTGTGATCATGATGACTCTGAACCGAGACTTTTTACCATCCAGCTGGGCAATGTATACACCGACACTTTTCGACTACGCAATGTTAATCGGAACTTTCGGTATCTTCTTTACTCTCTTCCTTCTCTGGTGCCGAATTATGCCAGTGATTGCGATTGCAGAAGTAAAAACAGTGATGCCACAGAAAGAAGGAGCACACCACTAG
- a CDS encoding DUF3341 domain-containing protein, with amino-acid sequence MYLPKLEQFHKYKEMDEGVLGIFETPEAIMHAAEKAKEKDYKGFDCILPYPVHGIDEAMGTPRSGLPWITFFAGIFGCTIGILFQYLTHAYDWPLNISGKSLNAWFAYVPIIFELTVFSAGIYTVAALCFLSGIPKATRRILHPDLTSHRFGLWIPKSAKGYNESEVVSFVKGLGGSEVTVVKPENQK; translated from the coding sequence ATGTATCTTCCAAAATTAGAACAGTTTCACAAATACAAAGAAATGGATGAAGGAGTTCTCGGAATTTTCGAGACTCCCGAAGCAATCATGCATGCGGCTGAAAAAGCCAAAGAAAAAGACTACAAAGGATTTGATTGTATCCTTCCTTATCCTGTTCACGGGATCGATGAAGCGATGGGAACTCCAAGATCAGGACTCCCTTGGATCACTTTCTTTGCTGGTATCTTTGGATGCACGATCGGGATTCTCTTCCAGTATCTCACTCATGCCTATGACTGGCCTCTCAATATCTCTGGAAAATCTCTCAATGCATGGTTTGCTTATGTGCCAATCATCTTTGAATTAACAGTATTTTCTGCAGGGATTTACACTGTAGCTGCCTTATGTTTTTTAAGCGGTATTCCCAAAGCAACCCGACGAATCCTTCACCCGGATTTGACATCTCACAGATTCGGACTTTGGATTCCAAAATCTGCTAAAGGTTATAACGAATCAGAAGTTGTTTCTTTCGTAAAAGGCCTTGGTGGATCGGAAGTAACCGTGGTAAAACCGGAGAACCAAAAATGA